From one Pedobacter faecalis genomic stretch:
- a CDS encoding ABC transporter permease: MIRYTLHKISYGFAVMTGVVIIVFILFNILPGDPARMTMGQRADVQSLEAVRKEFGLDQSRGTQFLLYINDLSPVSVHDNSHADIQKYTLLASVEVGRKVLVIKVPYLRRSYQTKREVTTILAETVPNTIVLASAAMLLATVTGVFLGVLSAVNKDTWIDRSANGFAIVGISSPSFFAGIIIAWLFGFVLREYTGLSMSGSLYSYDPFQGEIMTLHNLWLPMITLALRPLAVIVQLTRSTMLDVLSQDYIRTAKAKGLGRLTIIWKHALRNAINPVITAISGWFASLLAGSFFVEYIFGYNGLGRTTVTALEMSDFPVVMGSILFISLVFIVINILSDILYAFADPRVKLV, from the coding sequence ATGATACGTTATACCCTCCATAAAATTTCCTATGGATTTGCCGTGATGACGGGTGTGGTTATCATTGTCTTTATACTTTTTAACATTTTGCCCGGCGACCCGGCCCGGATGACAATGGGTCAGCGCGCCGATGTCCAATCGCTGGAAGCAGTGCGTAAAGAATTCGGATTAGACCAATCGCGCGGCACCCAATTTCTTTTATACATAAACGACCTTTCGCCAGTTAGCGTTCACGACAACAGCCATGCCGACATCCAGAAATATACCCTCCTGGCATCCGTGGAAGTCGGCAGGAAGGTACTCGTAATTAAAGTTCCATACCTTCGGCGCTCCTATCAAACCAAACGTGAAGTAACCACCATCCTTGCAGAAACAGTTCCCAATACCATAGTGCTGGCTTCAGCTGCAATGTTACTTGCTACAGTTACAGGCGTATTTTTGGGCGTGCTTTCCGCAGTTAATAAAGACACCTGGATAGACAGATCAGCGAACGGATTTGCCATCGTAGGTATTTCTTCTCCGTCCTTTTTTGCCGGTATTATCATTGCCTGGCTTTTTGGTTTTGTGCTAAGGGAGTATACCGGTTTAAGCATGTCGGGCAGTCTATATAGTTACGATCCTTTCCAAGGGGAAATAATGACGCTGCACAACCTCTGGCTTCCTATGATCACACTTGCCCTTCGTCCTTTGGCAGTTATTGTACAGCTTACCAGAAGTACTATGCTCGACGTGCTTTCTCAGGATTATATACGCACAGCCAAGGCTAAGGGACTCGGTCGACTAACGATTATTTGGAAGCATGCACTTCGCAATGCCATTAATCCGGTGATCACTGCAATTTCCGGCTGGTTTGCATCCTTACTCGCAGGTTCGTTTTTCGTGGAATACATCTTCGGATACAATGGACTAGGACGTACGACGGTCACCGCGCTTGAAATGTCTGACTTTCCGGTGGTCATGGGGTCCATATTATTTATCTCTCTTGTGTTCATCGTAATTAATATCTTATCCGACATATTATATGCCTTTGCTGATCCAAGGGTAAAACTGGTATAA
- a CDS encoding shikimate kinase, producing MIVFLTGFMGCGKSTNGRKLAAAMQYAFIDLDAEIEKLANGSIAGYFDAHGEHAFRELESMLLKTFDFPPNAIVATGGGTPCYADNMNWMISNGLTIYIEMTPSALAKRLERGKDKRPLIRNLSQQELISFIQQKLVEREPFYKRAEIVLNGLNFDVQDCKQIVLNATQKRQR from the coding sequence ATGATTGTTTTTCTGACAGGCTTCATGGGGTGTGGCAAAAGCACCAACGGACGTAAGCTCGCCGCGGCGATGCAGTACGCATTTATTGATCTTGATGCAGAGATTGAAAAGCTTGCCAATGGATCTATCGCAGGGTATTTCGATGCTCACGGAGAACATGCTTTCAGGGAACTGGAAAGCATGTTGTTGAAAACATTTGATTTCCCGCCAAATGCGATAGTAGCGACGGGTGGCGGCACACCATGCTATGCCGACAACATGAATTGGATGATATCAAACGGGCTGACCATTTATATTGAGATGACGCCGTCGGCCCTCGCAAAACGATTAGAGCGTGGCAAAGACAAACGGCCCCTGATCAGGAATCTAAGTCAGCAAGAACTGATAAGCTTTATCCAGCAAAAGCTAGTTGAGCGCGAGCCATTTTATAAACGGGCAGAGATTGTCCTCAACGGACTCAATTTTGATGTGCAGGATTGTAAGCAAATCGTCCTTAACGCCACTCAGAAGAGGCAGAGATAA
- a CDS encoding tRNA pseudouridine synthase A, whose protein sequence is MRYFFHIGYNGLRYSGWQKQPCLPNIQGVIEQALSDIFKTRIEVVGCGRTDAHVHATQFFFHVDLPQSWDFDLVFRINKILPVGIAVFDIIPVAENRHARFDAVLRSYDYFMHFYKDPFLNGLSSFYLLDNLKFDEMKRAVGLLPFYKDYRCFCTGPDKYEHTICNVMSATLAIDPRGDKLRFHISSNRFLAKMIRIIMGQLLKIGRGSLSVDEFQSYLVTRSIPKFLDPAHPQGLYLSKVTYPYLNLPARTDFSLISASSEWR, encoded by the coding sequence GTGAGGTATTTTTTTCATATTGGCTATAACGGACTCCGTTATAGCGGATGGCAAAAACAGCCATGCCTGCCAAACATACAGGGCGTGATTGAACAAGCGCTTAGTGATATCTTTAAAACCAGGATTGAGGTAGTTGGTTGCGGACGTACTGATGCTCACGTACATGCCACCCAGTTCTTTTTTCACGTTGACCTGCCGCAATCCTGGGACTTTGACCTGGTATTTCGCATAAATAAAATATTGCCGGTAGGCATTGCGGTGTTCGACATTATCCCTGTGGCAGAAAACCGCCATGCGAGGTTTGATGCGGTACTCCGGTCTTACGACTACTTCATGCACTTCTACAAAGACCCTTTCCTGAATGGTTTGAGTTCTTTCTACCTGTTGGACAACCTGAAGTTTGACGAGATGAAAAGAGCCGTAGGATTGCTACCTTTCTATAAAGACTACCGATGTTTCTGTACTGGCCCGGACAAATATGAGCATACAATCTGCAATGTGATGTCTGCAACGCTCGCTATAGATCCGAGAGGCGACAAATTACGCTTTCATATCTCGTCTAACCGCTTTCTTGCAAAGATGATCAGGATTATTATGGGTCAGTTACTTAAGATTGGCCGGGGCTCGCTCAGTGTTGACGAATTTCAAAGCTATCTTGTGACCAGGAGCATACCTAAGTTTCTGGATCCTGCACATCCTCAGGGCCTATATCTTTCGAAGGTGACTTACCCGTATCTCAACCTCCCTGCTCGTACCGACTTTTCGCTTATCTCTGCCTCTTCTGAGTGGCGTTAA